A genomic window from Triticum urartu cultivar G1812 chromosome 7, Tu2.1, whole genome shotgun sequence includes:
- the LOC125519725 gene encoding GDSL esterase/lipase At3g09930-like produces MKLMPTVFCLLLVVLALGGARVEARGTPSADQGSKNQWSSMFVFGDGFVDNGNLPKTDTWRQWSYPYGSYLNSRGSATPVPTGRLSNYWIQSDFIDTILGLSEAPPSYRLTPHLSCDPSGMTFAFGGAGVYEVPDKKVPTLATQVNAFTRLLNTGVISKQQLQSSVALVSISGSDYMTGANVDNAFLSSFDDIDSYIGNVTTEIAKNVGKLQRLGVRKVLVNNMHPIGCTPLRTSANNYTTCDLLANYAATVHNNNIEHLMGNKNNAHMLDLYTAFTDIVNHAPGEGSEQSNNFKRKLTPCCEASTQLGYCGQVSPSGKRLYSLCKNPDKNFYWDETYPTTAGWEAVTEALEEPLREFLDRDYVP; encoded by the exons ATGAAGCTCATGCCGACCGTCTTCTGCCTTCTCCTCGTCGTCCTTGCATTGggtg GGGCTCGTGTGGAGGCTCGAGGCACACCTTCGGCTGATCAGGGGTCAAAGAACCAATGGTCCAGCATGTTTGTCTTCGGCGATGGCTTCGTCGACAACGGCAACCTCCCAAAGACCGACACATGGCGTCAATGGAGCTATCCCTATGGCTCCTATCTCAACTCCCGTGGATCTGCGACTCCTGTTCCAACTGGACGCCTTTCCAACTATTGGATTCAATCTGACTTCATCGATAC GATCTTGGGCCTCAGTGAAGCCCCTCCATCGTACAGGCTCACGCCACATCTATCTTGCGACCCatctggcatgacctttgctTTCGGCGGTGCTGGCGTCTACGAGGTGCCGGACAAGAAGGTGCCGACCCTTGCCACACAGGTTAATGCTTTCACGAGGCTACTTAATACTGGGGTCATCTCAaaacaacagcttcagagctccgTCGCTCTCGTCTCCATCTCCGGCAGTGACTACATGACTGGTGCCAACGTCGACAATGCCTTCTTGAGTAGCTTCGATGAT ATTGATAGTTATATTGGGAACGTGACGACTGAGATTGCGAAGAACGTGGGGAAGCTACAGAGGCTAGGTGTGAGAAAGGTACTAGTGAACAACATGCATCCCATTGGCTGCACGCCTTTGCGGACTAGTGCGAACAACTACACGACATGCGACCTTCTGGCAAACTATGCCGCAACTGTGCACAACAACAATATAGAACACCTGATGGGGAACAAGAATAATGCCCACATGCTGGACCTCTACACTGCCTTCACTGACATCGTTAATCACGCCCCAG GTGAAGGGTCGGAGCAGTCAAACAATTTCAAGCGCAAGCTGACACCTTGCTGTGAGGCTTCCACCCAGCTGGGGTACTGTGGACAGGTTAGCCCTTCAGGGAAGCGCCTCTACAGCCTATGCAAGAATCCTGACAAGAATTTCTACTGGGATGAGACTTACCCGACGACCGCTGGGTGGGAAGCTGTTACAGAGGCACTAGAAGAACCTTTGAGGGAGTTCCTAGATCGGGACTATGTTCCATGA